CTCCATATAACTCCCAGGTCCATCTGCACAGTAAGTTTCCTAGCACCAACTGGGATCCGTGGCAAGCCCCTTCTGCCTACAGTAACCCCAGCTGCTCCACCATGCCAAACTGCTTCTTTGTTCAAGAGCTGCAGTTCAAGCTTGCacagagctttaaaatattactgaatGATACTGGAAGAAACCCTGCAGGACAAAGCTGTAAGTGCATTTATTtgcacacagaaaaagcagtgcCCTGTTGAGGACAGGGCCTCAAGAAGACCTCTTGAAAAAATTGCTCCTGGAAACTGGTCAAACTTAACTTTCTCTGAAACCCTGTGAAGCAAATAAACCCTGGAGCCTAAGAGTCTCCAGGGAATGGTGAAATTCTTGGAATGCCTTCATGCCAAATGAAGCACCACATCTCTCTATGGCTCTTGAGCCATTTTTAGTAAGACGTTCCCGTTCAAAGAAATTAGTCTTTTCTTACCCCAACTGTTACTCACTGGACCCACTGCACTTTGGATTCCTAAGGAGgtcttctccagcctctcctgaTGATCACCTCATTCTTCCCTTTGTGTTGGTACCATCTTTGTTTATCCAGAACAGCTATATTTCAACATCTAAATATCCTCCAGCTACAACGAAAATGGGGATATGAGTGGAGaggttaggaaaaaaattatttaactttCACATTTCTAATGATCCCTGCCCTATGCAGTTTGGAAGAGTGATACTTTTCTCAAGAGTGGAGGGCACttccaggaggaagaaagaccctcaagcttctttttttcttttaataaaagaaaaccttgAAATCACAATCCCTAGGAACCAATAAGTAAGAATTCCAAAATTCTGCTCAAAAGGCTCATGCTCCCTCCAACAACTGCTTCAGAAACATCTTCTGAAGGTCCATCTCAAGACATATGTTTGCCAGAAGGTGCACAGCACATGGTGCAATTGCTGTCCCTTCCTTCCAGTGACTACAGGCTTCCAATTCTATACAAAACACTCTGCCTTCTTACTCACACTGCAGTTCCCCCTGTAtgcatcccccagccccttcACACACCCTCTTCTTTTAAATCTGGATCACTAATATTGAAAGGGACTGGACATGCTTGGGGGGCATCTCAAACAGCAATGGGAAAGCTAATTTCAAGACACCTGGAAACTCAGTAAGCTCACATGACAATCTGTTTGGGCAGGAAAGTTTTCCAGAGGGACAATCCTATGTTTGCTGCAACAACATGGATCAACTTGATTCATGTGGCAACCAAGCAAGAAGCTGCCATAATTGAGTGTGAAGCAGCTCAGGAAACAACAGAAAGCAACCAACCCACACCAGCTGTTGAAAGTCTGATGCAATGTGGCAGAACACATCCCTTTACAATGGTAACTGAAGCTCAATAGGAGACAATTCTGCACCCACATGTGTTCCAGCACATGAGCAATGCTGGTATTTTCCCACActtccttccctgctctgcttctTTGTGGACCTAATGGTTATTGACATGGATACCGGATGTAATCTTGTGTTATTCTTAGAAACATTTCAGCTCCCAGCTGAGGCCTGAAGAGGTGAGACCCCCGTTTTCCTGACTGAGTGCCTCTGCCACTATTACAGGAGGCCAGAGGAGCCATCCCACAAATAACCTACAGAAATATTCCACCCAGAAAGATCAAGAGTAACAAGATCCCAAGTCACCCTACAGAGGAATTACCTATGACATCAGTCACAGGGAAATGGCTTAGTGTTTGTTAATGGTGCTGGAGTGATAATCCACTCCTCTGACGTTAGACTACGTGGAAGAGCCATGCCAAGAAAGGAGCAATTCAATTAAACTGTGAAGTCTATTGTTCTACAGACTTGCCTGTCTTTCTGCTAAGGATTGAGGTGGCAACCACATCTTTTCATCCTTCTCACAGTAAGCTTTGTGCTAGCCTGGAGCAGTTATATACTTGAACACGTTCAGCATTATAAACTACCCCCCACCTTCATGTAGGGAGAGTGGCATAAAGAAAGTTCTCCTCAAATAAAActgacttttcattttaatagttcacaatatttaaaataaacatggaaTAAGAACACACAAGCCTAACCTGCCCTTCCTCAAATATCAAAGTCCAGTTCCcttttactttctgaaaattagaTTACTTGGCTTCTGAAATGTTAGTGGACAGACATGAGGTGGCTTGGGGGATGACAATTCTCATGTTTTCAGCTAGGGAACAAGCTTCAAATGCCTCAGATTACCAGACTTTCAGTTTTCCAGGAGGACCATTACTGCCTGTCTCTCCAGAAGGCTGGTGGTATTGAACATGGATTATTTATCTGGAAAACAAAGACCAGACAATGTTTAGGTAGAATTCAAGCTGATGTGGTGTCCTGCTGTCCTTGAGCTACCAGGCTTCATAAGTGATACAGGTGCTGTGAAACACCTCTACAAGAAACCACATCAGTGCATACTCTTGCTGCAGCACAGATTTGCCTGTTCTCTCACACAGACTACATGCAGTTTCTAAGCTGTTTTCCACTAATACTGATGCCTTTCAGCTTCTCAGAGTAGGGGCATCTTCTGACCAGACAGACCCAGCTCTGTTGGCCTCTGCACCGCAGGGACACATTGGGCTTCATGGTAAAGCACATCAAGAAAAAACTGAAATTGCAGGAGAAAAGGTGTTTAAATAGAGCTCAATGGAATTTCAAAAATAAGTgttacgtgtgtgtgtgttcctcCCTAcactgagaaagaagaaaaaaaggtccCACAGCCTTTTGAGTGGggatgaaaacaacaaaattatgGAAAATTAGCTCCCCTCACACACATCTAGGGCCATGGAAAGAATCTTTATTCTAGGAGCCCGTGAGGATAAGCACGGagataggaagaaaaatcagacagTGCCCACCAGCCTACAGACAGCTCACAGACCCACAGCTCTTTGCAACACCTTGGGGCATGACTGCCCCGGTGACACAGACCACAGCCTGACCCACTTGTCTGCTATCTGCAGCACCAAGTCCTGCTGACAGCCCTTTTGCTAAGGGAAATCCATATTACAGTctccattttcattatttgttaGACAAAGTGAAGAGCTATGAGGTTATATTTGCCTTGTGCATCTGGAAGATTGAGCGCTCAAGGGAATGGATATGAGTTCTTGCCCATCTCCTATAACTTAATATAATCTTaccaagacaagaaaaaaaaacattcgAGCAACCTGTTGCAGTGTAAGCTTTAAAACATAAActggaagacaaaatgccatgGTTGAAGGTTTGCAGAGTTCGCATCAGGTAAATTCCTTCCCCTTCCAAGCAGCTGCTGGCATCCTTCCTGACCAATAGATGTTGCTATCCCTCCTCCACTTGTTGCAGGGCCAAAGTACTAAAAGACCCCTCCCTGTTGCTCCTTGCCATTCAGTGAATACTTCCAgccatgcttttatttctagtgGTAAAGACAGCAAAACCAACATACAACCACAGATACACAGTACGGCGTAATGTCATGACATGCCCTGCATCAGCAGAGTCTCCCAGTGCTGAACTTGGAATGCCATCTTTGACCTTGGCACTGCTCTTGGTGACAGGTCATCAATGGGTAACATGTCCCTCCTTCCTTAGTCCGTTTCAGTGGTTCTCTTGGCTTTTCTCCAGTCTAGTATTTAGGATCTTCCCAACAGTCCTGGGTAGGAACCCCTTTCTCCACAGCAATCTGAATACACgcctctccccccgccccccagcctCCCTATCTGCCACGGCAGAGGTcactaagagaaaaaaataaaattctaccAGGAAGACTTTGAAAGTCCTATCAGGAAACATCAGCTGCTGCAAAGGCTGCTCTTTCTAGATCCGAGTAAGACACCTGGGCATCAGttaattcttcactgtgaagcTCCCTGTTCATGCATGCATCTGAGAGAATTCCATTTTTGCAGGAATGTGGGAGATGCCCATTTGTCTCCACATCCAGAGCATTTCCATTCTGGTGCCATTCCAAGCCAGCTTTGCATTTGTTTAAGTCCTGCTTTTCAGGATCCCTGTGGATCTCCCCATTGGTGTATACCTCTAACGCATACTCACTGATTCGTATGCTGGCGTTCTCCATGTCCCCACCATGTGTGGAAGTCCTAGAGCTGGCTGTTCCTGCCTTGAACAGCTCCTTCCGGCCCAGGATATGCTGGCTGATGATTTTACGGAAGGTGTATCGGAACTCCCTGATTCGGTAGGCATAAATTAGAGGATTTACAACCGAGTTGGCATGAGACAGGATAATAGCCAGATACATCAGCCAGAGGGGAGCATGGGCACATTTGGGACAAAAAAGGGTAAAGCAGTTAATAATGTGTAGTGGAAGCCAGCAGACTGCAAACAACCCAACAATGATGGCTAAAGACTTAGCTGCGTGGACTTCCTTCTGCAAAGTGGAGCGAGAACGTTCCCCGTGTACCATCTTGTTCTCCATCTGCTTGAGCTGTCGCCGGGCTGCCATGAAGATTTTCAAGTAGATACCAAACATGAGGAGGAGGGGCAAGAGCACACAGGCAAAGAAGTTGTAGTAGACCATGTACTCCATGGTGACCACAGCCTCAAAGAGACATGCCACCATACTGTTGCTGCAGTTGATAGGAGAGGACCTATTGGAACCCAGCTCTTCAATCTGGGAGCGATTGTGCCACCCTAGCATTGGTGTCAAGCCGATGATGAAAGATAATACCCAGCAGATGGCAATGATACCTTTAGCTCGAGAGCCAGTCACCAAGCCGTTGTACCTATAAAGCAGAGGAAATAGGAATTACATCGGTACTATTCAACAAGCCCCTGACACCCAAGCAACTTCCCAATGGCCCAATATCCCAGAAGACAGCAAGAAAGGCACCTGCTTCTTCAGATTGGACCTTCGAACTGCCGTGCAGAACCCATACAGCACAGCGCAGCAAGGACTCCATGGTGACATTGTATGCCACCTGTTCCCCCCACTTTCCTTCAGGCAGTGAATAGGTGACAGAAAAGCAGGGAAATTAATATAGTTTTCATCTGTGTTCCTTCACTCCATTTTGGTCAGGCACATAGATCTTGCAGCCAGGATAATCAACAGCACTGCTCTGACCCTTGGTGATGAAGACCACCGTGGCTCTCTTGCCAAAGGCTGGGGTAGCTCCTCCTTTCTGGCAAAGGAGCAGCCTTGTAGTGTGGAATTGCTAGGTCTGTCTTGCAGTAGAACTGTAAGCCAAATAGCACAAAGGAACTTGGAGGCACAGTGCCATCAGTCCTGTGTCCACATTCAGGGGTGCTCCAGGGAAATTCTGCTGACTGAGTTGCAGAAGCCAGGTTGGCATTCCCTTGCACAGCACCTCACTCTGCTCCACAATGGTGCTTTCAAGAAGGCCAGCACCACCAACTTTCTTTAATTAACCAAGACAAGTCAGCAGTTTTCACCAACCTGGCTAAGCTGACCCCATGTCTTTCtcagaaaggagaaattaagCTAAGGATCATGCTCTAACTAGAGGCGTGCTGTGGGCTGCACTGCACACACCAGAGTGGGCTTCAGTGGTGGAGGTATTGATATGCCTGGCTGAAGCCAGTGCTCTTAGCAGTAAATTCTCCAAGATCTGTTGAAAGAGACAATAAGCAACATGGTAAGAACCtgacactgcagccagggacctttgtttgtttgaaatatCGGCCAGTTCCCAAGGCCTCACAGGTTACTGCGAGTCCTGAGCTGACTCCACCAGTTCTTCTCTCTGAAAATGCAAATCAGGGCAACAGTTTAACATTTCAATGCAATTTCCTTCCCTTGGTAATGCTTAGCATGGAAAGCAGATGGCCAGATTCCCACATTGTCCAGTGTGGGTCCCACACTGTACTTGACCCCATGTGTCTGCAATCGGACAACggcagtgctgggctcccaGTGTTTACCCAATGCTCAttctccctctgtccccagaaTTCTCTCagcaaacaaacattaaaaaaaaaatccaacaagcCATAGAAATCTTTCCATCTCTCGATGAAATAGTTATTCCCACAGGTTCATGCTCCTATTCCAATGCAAGTTCAAGAcaggggaagagagaggctGCTTTTGCTGGATGCAGTACAGAATGGAGATCCTGCATGTGCTTTAAACCCCTGCTAATAGGCTTGGAAGAAAACTGGCTTCACACAAGACCCAGCAGGCTTGAATCTCCCTTCCTCAATTGaatttcaaaatcagaaaagagGGTATGGATGAGGGAGCTAACCATACAATTCCCAGCACCCAAAATACACTGAAACCCTCCTTCCAGAAATGGGGGAGGGATTCAGCTGattctgagagagaaaaaggttCCTCCAGCAAGTAGTGGATCCTGCTCAATGCTTAGGGGGGATACTAAGGGCAGAGCATAGATGGTAGCAGGAACACATTCAGACCTCATCAACACAGCAAAACAGCATCTGTGTTTGGAAAAGTACACTCAGGGAGCAAGAGATTGGCTGAAGGCACTTGAAgcttggaaaaaacaaaaaccaaaacaaacccctcaAAACCCTGCAGCCCCGGAATTGGCTACATCTTGTCAGAGGAATTTTGAAATTGTGCAGCTGTTATCCCACGACTAGAGATGTCCCTTCCTTtcactaaaaatatattcatcACTGCTCCAGGCAAACACCCCcctgcttctccctccttcttACCCTCTGGGGATTCCCATGCAACAAACTTTACAGGGCTTAGGAACAGCACTTAACCCAAGCAGCctcctgctttccagctgcagtgtaTTGTGCTGGCGGTGGCTGTTACCAACCTATCAGTGAATGCATTTCCGTAACGCCTTGCTCAGTGTCTCCAAGGGTTGAGAGAAAGCTCACAGCATGTCCTCATATAGTGTGTGGCACTATGTCGACCAGATACCCACTGATAAGTGTCCATTCACTTGGGAAAGCTTGATTTCTAGGATCCGGATGAGACACCACAGGCTGACTTGGCTGAGGTAGAGTTATTGTGCAGACAGACTTTCCGGGacttgttccttttttccacttAGGGATGGCACCAGGCTGGCATTGAAGAGTTTGTGCACCTGACTAGGCATCTTTCTAGGCTCACAGCAGCCAGGCCAAAGCTACTCTCTGTGTCCCCAGTGCTGTACAGCTCTACACGGTACTCAGGGCTCCCAGGAAGCATCACGCGTACTGTGAGTTGCTGGCACCTACACAGGAGACACAGGCTGTTGGAAGGGGCTGGCCACACCTACAGCCCATGTTCTGCATACTTGGCAGGTGACTTTGTAGCATGTCTGATGTGTCCAGACAGCGCTGGATTGTCTGTGTACAAGCAGTTCTCGTGCTTCCTGGAAATACTGGACTTGCTACACAAATGACTTCTACCTGTGAAATTCCAGACACAAAGaacagtggacattgtctacctggacttctccaaggcctttgatacggtcccccacagcctgctcctggagaagttgatgtgttatggcctagacaaggggtctgtgcagtgggtggggaactggctgacaggccgcacccaaaggggggtggtaaatagctctttctcaaactggcaacctgtcactagtggagtcccccagggatcgatattgggcccaatgttattcaacatcttcataagtgatctggacaatggcatcaagtgtagcctgatgaagtttgcagatgacaccaagttgagtggggaagcagacactccagaagggagagctgcctTGCAGTGAGGTCTGggtaggctggaggagtgggccagcaagaaccttatgaagttcaacaaggacaagtgtaaggtcacacacctgggaaaacataatccaggagtgcagcacagactgggatccacctggctggagagcagctctgtggggagggacctgggggtcctggtggggggaagctcaacatgagcaaacagtggctgctgtggccaagaaggccaacaggctgctgggttgcatcaaacagggcatcgccagcagagagaaagaagtcatcatcccgctctactcagcgcttgtcaggccacacctggagtgctgtgtgcagttctggtccccgctgtacaaaaaggatgtggccaggctggaaggggtccggagaagggccaccaggatgatccaaggactgaGAAGCTGCcataggctgggagagctgggtttgttcagccttgagaaaaggaggctcagaggggatctcatccccatgtaccagtacttaaggggcagctacaaaggagatggagactccctttttacaaggagaggacaagggggaatggacacaagttgctcttggggagattccgactggacaccagagggaaatttttcacagtgaggacagtcaccattggaataatctccccagggaaggggttgactcggccacattggacaccttcaagagtcatctggacagggtgctgggccgtcttggctagactgtgctctgcctagaaaggttggactagatgatccctggggtcccttccaacctgggattctgggattctgtgataacgTTAGTGTGGTGCACAGGGATGCTCACGGTGGAGTTGGGTGTGGGGATACGGGCACCAGATtcctccagaaaacaaaacccactttTGCAAACACAGGAAATTGTGGAtgttttccccaaaatattttcacctgCCCTACTGCTCTCCCAACCATCAGGCTGGCAAGCTGACGCTAGGAGAAGAGCTGCCCTTGGTGAATTCAAAACTCATCTGTGCTGCCTAAAGTAGCTTGGCTAAGGATGAGATGCTTCTGGGTCCTTAGCCTAAGCTCTGTGTTATTGAGACAATGATTCCTGCAGAAAGTGTAGTACCTCACCAGTCTGATTTGTAAACCGTGAAGCTGGGTGGAAGGTCCTCAGGCAGAAGTTAAAACCTTTCCGTACAGTGCATGATACATAGCTGGCCTAACCCTTGTCACAGCATCCAACCAGCCGGCTGCTTCTCTTCCAAGCCCACCCCTCGTTGACAGCACTGCATGTCTTGGCCAGATGGCTCTGCCATGCACGGAGCATGTTTCAGCCACCTTTACTGCATCACACCAGAAAGCCTGTGCTCAGCAGTGAGGGCACTGGGCTTTGATCTGAATTCCAATTGTGCTCAATGATTTTCAGCAAATCActacaaaacacc
This DNA window, taken from Phalacrocorax carbo chromosome 15, bPhaCar2.1, whole genome shotgun sequence, encodes the following:
- the ADORA2A gene encoding adenosine receptor A2a, which translates into the protein MLVRGKDDFYSDVAYIILELVIAVLAILGNILVCWAVYLNSNLQNVTNYFVVSLAAADIAVGVLAIPFAITISTGFCAFFYGCLFIACFVLVLTQSSIFSLLAIAIDRIIAIRIPLRYNGLVTGSRAKGIIAICWVLSFIIGLTPMLGWHNRSQIEELGSNRSSPINCSNSMVACLFEAVVTMEYMVYYNFFACVLLPLLLMFGIYLKIFMAARRQLKQMENKMVHGERSRSTLQKEVHAAKSLAIIVGLFAVCWLPLHIINCFTLFCPKCAHAPLWLMYLAIILSHANSVVNPLIYAYRIREFRYTFRKIISQHILGRKELFKAGTASSRTSTHGGDMENASIRISEYALEVYTNGEIHRDPEKQDLNKCKAGLEWHQNGNALDVETNGHLPHSCKNGILSDACMNRELHSEELTDAQVSYSDLERAAFAAADVS